From Methanocella paludicola SANAE, a single genomic window includes:
- a CDS encoding helix-turn-helix domain-containing protein, which yields MQERIKEVAARVKELRGILEIGTDEMAKYLNISKDRYERYENGEEDIPASELYEISKKLGVEMSILLTGETPRMHYFTVTRKGKGVSVERRKQYKYQNLAFNFINKKAEPFIVTVEPKPKGTPVHTNSHPGQEFNYVLDGSLRFIIRDQEFVLNEGDSIYFDSSCDHAMVALNEKQARFLAIIM from the coding sequence ATGCAGGAACGCATAAAAGAAGTGGCCGCCAGGGTGAAGGAACTGAGGGGCATCCTGGAGATCGGCACGGACGAGATGGCGAAATATCTCAACATCAGTAAAGACCGGTACGAGAGGTATGAGAATGGCGAAGAGGACATACCGGCGAGCGAGCTGTACGAGATCTCGAAGAAGCTCGGCGTCGAGATGAGCATTCTCCTGACCGGCGAGACGCCAAGGATGCACTATTTCACGGTGACCCGGAAGGGCAAGGGCGTGAGCGTCGAAAGGCGGAAGCAGTACAAGTACCAGAACCTGGCCTTTAATTTTATTAACAAGAAAGCCGAGCCGTTCATCGTGACCGTGGAGCCGAAGCCCAAGGGCACTCCCGTGCATACGAACTCTCATCCAGGCCAGGAGTTCAACTACGTCCTGGACGGCAGCCTCCGGTTCATCATCAGAGACCAGGAGTTCGTCCTCAACGAGGGCGATTCCATCTACTTTGACTCGAGCTGCGACCACGCCATGGTGGCGTTGAATGAAAAGCAGGCCCGGTTCCTGGCCATCATCATGTGA
- a CDS encoding nucleoside deaminase, whose protein sequence is MNDEDYMRLAIEKAREGVRHGQLPFGACIVKDGKVVGCAHNTILRDKNLTAHAEINTIHEACHVFDSLDLSGCTIYCTCEPCPMCLGALGLANIDRIVYGARISDVKMDGYVVLDTPGELFSIIGDGKISARGNVLKEENLVLFREWEKDNIKK, encoded by the coding sequence GTGAACGATGAAGACTACATGCGGCTGGCAATAGAGAAAGCGCGAGAAGGCGTGAGACATGGCCAGCTGCCGTTCGGCGCCTGTATCGTAAAGGATGGAAAAGTCGTGGGATGCGCACATAACACGATCCTTCGGGATAAAAACCTGACCGCTCACGCTGAGATAAATACGATACATGAGGCATGCCACGTGTTTGACTCGCTGGACCTGTCCGGGTGTACGATTTATTGCACCTGCGAGCCGTGCCCCATGTGCCTCGGAGCGCTGGGACTGGCTAACATCGACAGAATCGTATATGGCGCCAGAATAAGCGACGTAAAGATGGACGGCTACGTGGTGCTCGATACGCCCGGGGAGCTGTTCAGCATTATCGGCGACGGTAAAATATCGGCCCGCGGCAACGTACTGAAGGAAGAGAACCTCGTACTTTTCAGGGAATGGGAAAAGGACAATATAAAAAAATAA